The genomic stretch TTACATTATTCAGTTGAAAATCATATCCATTTCCTTTAAAACGGATGTCAGAATTGCTATACGCTGCTCTGTTCCATCCATAAAAAACAAACATCTGTCCTTTTTTGCTTAAAGGTTCTGGTTTTTTATAAACAGGAGCTTTAAACAAATCTGCATTATTTTCTGCTACTAAAGAATCTCTTTTTTGTCCGAAAACAAAACTCGACATCATTAAGCCGACAACAAACAATCTTTTCATTTCAACTACGCATTCTTTTCAACAGCTGGGATAGGATCTGCATAATGTGCCAATCCATAGTTCTGAGTCTGAGATAACTCAGGATTTTTCACGTGCCACTCAAATTCATCTCTGAAGTGACGAATGGCTGCTGCAACTGGCCAAGCCGCTGCATCACCTAATGGACAGATCGTATTTCCTTCGATTTTTCTCTGGATATCCCAAAGCAGATCGATATCTTCCATTTTTCCTTCTCCTTTTTCAATTTTCTTAAGGATTTTGTACATCCATCCTGTACCTTCACGGCAAGGTGTACATTGTCCACAGCTTTCGTGGTTGTAGAATCTTGCTAAAGTCATCGTGTGATCTACAATACACTGGTCTTCATCTAAAACGATGAAACCTCCTGAACCCATCATTGTTCCGGTAGCAAAACCACCATCTGCTAATGATTCATAATTCATATATCTTGGCTCTCCGTTTACAGTTCTCAACAATAAGTTAGCAGGAACGATTGGTACAGAACTTCCTCCAGGAATACAAGCCTTTAATCTTTTTCCGTCTTTAATACCACCACAGTATTCATCAGAGTAGATGAATTCTTCTACAGTGATCGTCATATCAATTTCGTATACCCCTGGTTTGTTGATGTTTCCACAAGCGGAAATTAATTTCGTTCCTGTGGATCTGCCTACACCAATTTTAGCATACTCAGCACCTGTAATATCAATGATAGGAACAATAGCTGCAATAGACTCAACATTGTTTACCACCGTTGGTCTCTCCCAAAGACCTTTTACAGCCGGGAATGGTGGTTTTAATCTTGGATTACCTCTTTTTCCTTCAAGGGATTCAAGCAATGCAGTTTCTTCACCGCAGATGTATGCTCCACCACCTCTCTGTACATAGATTTCAAGATCGAAACCTGTTCCTAAAATATTTTTACCTAAAAATCCTGCCGCTTTAGCTTCTTCAATAGCTTCTTCAAGGATATCCGGAATCCATGAATATTCTCCACGGATGTAGATATAAGAAGTGTTAGAACCTAAACAGTAAGATGAAATTAGCATTCCTTCAATCAATAGGTGAGGAAGGAATTCCATCAGATATCTGTCCTTGAATGTTCCAGGCTCAGATTCATCCGCATTGACTACAAGATGCCTTGGAACGCCTTCCGGTTTTGCCAAAAAGCTCCATTTCATCCCTGTAGGGAATCCGGCTCCACCACGACCTCTTAATCCTGAAACTTTTACTTCTTCAAGAATTTCGTCAGGAGTCATTTTCAAGGCTTTTTCAGCTGCTGTATAACCTCCTTGTTTACGGTAGGTTTCAAAGTAGCGGATACCTTCTATATGTGCGTCTTTAAGTAAAAGTTTTTTACTCATTGTTTATTATGCTTTTCGCTATCGGCTTTGGGCTTCTAGCTTTTATAATTATTAAAAAAATTAACCGAATAATTTAAAATCTAAAATCTAGAATTTCTATTAGTCTAAAGCAAGTTGTCCCTGTCTGCAAAGTTCAAGGATTTCGTCTACTTTTTCTATTGTTAAATTTTCATGAAAGAACTTTCCAAGCTGCATCATTGGGGCATAACCACATGCTCCGAGACATTCAGCAGGTTTTAGAGTGAACATACCGTCTTCAGTAGTTTCTCCATCCTTAATGTTCAGTTTCGTTCTTATATGATCAAGGATTTTTTCGCTTCCACAAACCATACAAGGTCCTGTTCTGCAAACCTCTAAAACATATTTACCTACCGGTTTCATGTTGAACATGGTATAGAAAGTAGCCACTTCATATACTTCGATCGGTTTGATACTTAAAAGTCCGGCAACATAATCCATCACAGGAACGTCTAACCATCCTCCGAATTCTTTCTGTGCCAAGTGAAGTACAGGAAGAAGAGCAGATTTCTGTCTTCCTTCAGGATATCTTGCGATAATTTTGTGTACCTGTGCTAAACTTTCCGGTTTAAAAGCTATTGTTTCGCTCATTTTTTTATATAGATTAAAGAACAAAGAATCAAGAGAAAAGACTTTTTGATTCGTGATCTAAATTCAATTTTATTAATGTGAAGAAAGTCTTTATTCTTTCTTCTTTTATCTTTTAGTCTAAGTTATTATGCGTCTAATTCTCCCGCAATAATATTCATACTACACATCGTTACAATGGCATCTGAAATTACAGAACCTGTAATCATTTCAGGATATGCCTGATAGTAGATGAAACATGGTCTTCTGAAGTGAAGTCTGTATGGGCTTCTTCCTCCGTCACTCACAAGATAGAAACCTAATTCTCCGTTTCCACCTTCTACTGCATGGTAAACTTCTCCTTTCGGTACATCAGTTTCTCCCATTACGATTTTGAAGTGGTAGATCAGCGCTTCCATTTTCTGATATACATCTGCCTTTTCCGGAAGATAAAAATCAGGAACATCCGCGTGGAATGGTCCCTCCGGAAGGTTTTCGTATGCTTGTTTGATAATTTTAATGGATTCCCAGATTTCCTGTTGACGAACCATGAAACGGTCGTAAGTATCTCCTGAAGTTCCTACAGGAATAATGAAGTCGAAATCTTGGTATGAAGAATAAGGTTGCGCAACTCTTACATCGTAATCTACACCTGCTGCACGTAAGTTTGGACCCGTGAAACCGTAGCTTAATGCTCTTTCTGCAGAAATAGCTCCTGTACCGATGGTTCTGTCCATGAAAATTCTGTTTCTTTCCAATAAAGTACAGAATTCTTTGAATCTTGGTGGGAAAGTCTTTAAGAAGTCTTTCAGTAACTCATGGAATTTAGGAGTGAAATCTCTTTCAAATCCTCCGATTCTTCCCATGTTTGTCGTCATCCTTGCTCCACAGATCTGCTCATACATATCATAAATACGTTCTCTTTCGATGAACATATAAGTAAGACCTGTAATGGCTCCTGAATCCATTCCGGTTACCCCGTTACAGATCAGGTGATCACCGATTCTTGCAAGCTCCATCAGGATAACACGCATATAGTCTACACGCTTTGGAACTTCAACGCCGATCAGTTTCTCTACTGTCATGTGCCAACCTAAATTGTTGATCGGTGCAGAACAGTAATTCATACGGTCAGTAAGAGTTGTGATCTGGGAGTAGTTTCTTCTT from Chryseobacterium indologenes encodes the following:
- the nuoF gene encoding NADH-quinone oxidoreductase subunit NuoF, translating into MSKKLLLKDAHIEGIRYFETYRKQGGYTAAEKALKMTPDEILEEVKVSGLRGRGGAGFPTGMKWSFLAKPEGVPRHLVVNADESEPGTFKDRYLMEFLPHLLIEGMLISSYCLGSNTSYIYIRGEYSWIPDILEEAIEEAKAAGFLGKNILGTGFDLEIYVQRGGGAYICGEETALLESLEGKRGNPRLKPPFPAVKGLWERPTVVNNVESIAAIVPIIDITGAEYAKIGVGRSTGTKLISACGNINKPGVYEIDMTITVEEFIYSDEYCGGIKDGKRLKACIPGGSSVPIVPANLLLRTVNGEPRYMNYESLADGGFATGTMMGSGGFIVLDEDQCIVDHTMTLARFYNHESCGQCTPCREGTGWMYKILKKIEKGEGKMEDIDLLWDIQRKIEGNTICPLGDAAAWPVAAAIRHFRDEFEWHVKNPELSQTQNYGLAHYADPIPAVEKNA
- the nuoE gene encoding complex I 24 kDa subunit family protein → MSETIAFKPESLAQVHKIIARYPEGRQKSALLPVLHLAQKEFGGWLDVPVMDYVAGLLSIKPIEVYEVATFYTMFNMKPVGKYVLEVCRTGPCMVCGSEKILDHIRTKLNIKDGETTEDGMFTLKPAECLGACGYAPMMQLGKFFHENLTIEKVDEILELCRQGQLALD
- the nuoD gene encoding NADH dehydrogenase (quinone) subunit D, whose translation is MKDNSLSNILNQYESKEQIDGQLYTLNLGPTHPATHGIFQNILTMDGERILHAEQTVGYIHRAFEKISERRNYSQITTLTDRMNYCSAPINNLGWHMTVEKLIGVEVPKRVDYMRVILMELARIGDHLICNGVTGMDSGAITGLTYMFIERERIYDMYEQICGARMTTNMGRIGGFERDFTPKFHELLKDFLKTFPPRFKEFCTLLERNRIFMDRTIGTGAISAERALSYGFTGPNLRAAGVDYDVRVAQPYSSYQDFDFIIPVGTSGDTYDRFMVRQQEIWESIKIIKQAYENLPEGPFHADVPDFYLPEKADVYQKMEALIYHFKIVMGETDVPKGEVYHAVEGGNGELGFYLVSDGGRSPYRLHFRRPCFIYYQAYPEMITGSVISDAIVTMCSMNIIAGELDA